In one Chitinophaga sancti genomic region, the following are encoded:
- a CDS encoding cyclic peptide export ABC transporter, with translation MKISQILSGKLKSTILFIVIFGLFNSLLNGTLLFFINAAVTGRGLAFPEAYKLPLYVGVVLLALVCSRYFQVYMIRLTSNITFEFEKNILEKIRCSTLTEFDALGKENIYTAINDTKSLAHIPEIFMNAFNAMVVVLCCFGYMFWVAPLGGVIILFTMAILVTIYLIRNKGIQKDLNQQRDLQNSYYRYLNDAIQGFRELKINVQRSNNVYHRWIFPNRERNREITNKTSVKYLDNEISGTYSWYVVFGVIMFVLPLIMKTNTATQAAFLVTIMYLIGPVAILITIIPTYNSLKISYERLVIFNHRLSINEGEFTDKDIHHRAESFSEVEFVDVKYQYINSNNKAAAFTISPISLRIEKGETIFVIGGNGSGKSTFGLLLTGLVKPKSGRILLNGNNLLSENITQYRSYFSAVFTDGHLFNENYDKVDLQETNTMLYELVSLLKLNDKIELEKGADRFNHNLSKGQRKRLALIYALLESKPVIVLDEWAAEQDPGFRRYFYTELIPLLQQRGKTVIVITHDDEYYKYASRIIKFNFGEITYDSSKQETVPGMN, from the coding sequence ATGAAAATCAGTCAGATACTCTCTGGTAAACTAAAGAGCACAATTTTATTTATTGTGATTTTCGGATTGTTCAACAGTTTGTTGAATGGAACATTGCTTTTCTTTATCAATGCAGCAGTTACCGGAAGAGGACTTGCCTTTCCTGAAGCATATAAATTGCCATTATATGTGGGTGTTGTATTGCTGGCACTTGTTTGCTCCAGATATTTCCAGGTATACATGATACGGCTAACGAGCAATATTACCTTTGAATTTGAAAAGAATATTCTTGAGAAAATACGTTGCTCTACGCTTACCGAATTTGATGCGCTTGGCAAGGAGAATATTTATACTGCCATCAATGACACGAAGTCGCTCGCACATATTCCTGAAATTTTTATGAATGCCTTTAATGCAATGGTTGTGGTGCTCTGTTGCTTCGGGTATATGTTTTGGGTAGCACCACTGGGAGGTGTGATCATTCTCTTTACAATGGCTATTCTTGTTACCATATATCTGATAAGAAATAAAGGAATTCAGAAGGATCTGAATCAGCAGCGTGATCTTCAGAATAGTTATTATCGTTATCTAAACGATGCCATTCAAGGTTTCAGAGAGCTGAAAATAAATGTACAACGGAGCAATAATGTATATCATCGCTGGATATTCCCCAACCGCGAACGGAACAGGGAAATAACTAACAAAACATCTGTTAAATATCTGGATAATGAAATATCCGGCACTTATAGCTGGTATGTAGTTTTTGGGGTAATTATGTTTGTGTTGCCATTGATAATGAAAACCAATACTGCTACCCAGGCGGCGTTTCTTGTTACCATCATGTATCTGATTGGGCCTGTTGCTATTTTGATTACAATCATTCCTACTTATAATTCACTGAAGATTTCTTATGAACGGCTGGTAATATTTAATCACAGGCTTAGTATAAATGAAGGAGAGTTTACTGACAAAGATATCCATCACCGCGCAGAAAGTTTTTCAGAGGTGGAATTTGTGGATGTAAAGTACCAGTACATTAATAGTAATAATAAAGCCGCCGCCTTCACAATATCTCCTATCAGTTTACGTATCGAAAAGGGAGAAACAATCTTCGTTATAGGTGGTAATGGAAGTGGGAAAAGTACATTTGGACTGCTGCTTACAGGACTGGTTAAGCCAAAGTCCGGTCGTATACTGTTAAATGGAAATAATCTTTTGTCTGAAAATATTACACAGTACCGCAGCTACTTTTCTGCCGTTTTTACTGATGGGCACCTGTTCAATGAAAATTATGATAAAGTTGATTTACAGGAAACAAATACAATGTTATATGAATTGGTTTCCCTTCTCAAACTAAACGACAAGATAGAACTGGAAAAGGGGGCCGATAGATTTAATCATAATTTATCCAAAGGGCAAAGGAAACGCCTGGCGCTGATCTATGCACTACTTGAAAGTAAACCTGTGATAGTATTGGATGAATGGGCTGCCGAACAAGACCCCGGATTCAGAAGGTATTTTTATACAGAACTCATTCCACTGTTACAACAAAGAGGTAAGACTGTAATTGTAATTACCCACGATGATGAGTATTATAAATATGCCAGCAGGATTATAAAATTTAATTTCGGAGAAATTACATACGATAGCAGCAAACAGGAAACCGTGCCAGGAATGAACTGA
- a CDS encoding outer membrane beta-barrel family protein: protein MIRDTTGHPLEFTAVCLVDNGDTTKNKCVFSGTDGVFVFPNVADGSYYIKTSYTGYYPFRSAVFSISSAKGETMVLPDYILRQDGGKMLKEISVTAQKPLIEKKIDRVVLNVENSVMAKGNTALEILQSAPGVGESRNGTLSLRGKEGTMVLVNDKPTYLSAADLAELLRNTPGTNVHSIELITNPPAKYEAQGTGGIINIRMKTTKALGFNGSVNAMGGFGRYYKWNTGVAATFRTNKVNLSANYIASGNQRFNDQTVERTNINNGVITRFDQQADRVRRIGYNHFNVSIEYYPTSRSTFRLFADGSFNTATQTLYNNTGISNGAEKQDSSYMSVAPLRSNYSDFRYGASYEYKLDSIGSTLGMDFNAGRFDAKEVTQYNNAYYLSPGKPLKSSDTLRINSPIKIDIYSFNADYSRPWLNRKHVMDAGVKFTYIKTNNDFGYDSLRNGTFYSTIFSNRFIYKENVNAGYVNYNFKGDKTSVQAGLRVEQTNSEGIALGADESVKRHYLDFFPTAFIDQKLSASSTINFAYSRRIDRPSYEDLNPFVYFLDQFTFSQGNPFLKPQYSNSFEVNYTLLDKYNASLSYVRIGQVISEVVKTDPVSKTLIFSYDNLAKQDVFSLALTAPISITRWWSSLFFFNTNLNHIVTPDFDGNPLDVRRLSYNFNVNETFTIDNATKCELNFGYQSPYITGTIFYNKPQYGLDFGLSRTFSKHISASFSVKDIFHTRTRYFTSLLPNQHYQYFQLLETQIVRLTATYKFGNSKIPKVKNGAGASEEEMNRIKGAN from the coding sequence ATGATTAGAGATACTACCGGGCACCCCTTGGAATTTACAGCAGTCTGCCTTGTAGATAATGGAGATACTACAAAGAATAAGTGTGTTTTTTCCGGAACGGATGGCGTATTTGTGTTTCCAAATGTTGCAGATGGAAGTTATTACATCAAAACAAGCTATACGGGTTATTATCCTTTCAGATCGGCTGTTTTTTCGATCAGTTCAGCTAAAGGGGAAACAATGGTGTTGCCTGATTATATATTGAGGCAGGATGGGGGGAAAATGCTTAAAGAAATATCGGTCACGGCACAAAAACCATTGATTGAAAAAAAAATAGACAGAGTGGTGTTGAATGTAGAGAACAGCGTCATGGCAAAAGGTAATACGGCGCTTGAAATACTTCAAAGTGCCCCGGGAGTGGGTGAGTCGAGGAATGGAACGCTGTCGCTCAGGGGGAAAGAAGGTACTATGGTACTGGTAAATGACAAGCCCACCTATCTGTCGGCAGCAGATCTTGCCGAGCTTTTACGTAATACACCAGGTACAAATGTTCACTCGATAGAATTGATCACTAACCCGCCGGCTAAATATGAAGCGCAAGGCACCGGTGGAATCATCAACATCAGAATGAAAACGACAAAGGCACTCGGCTTCAATGGCTCGGTAAACGCTATGGGTGGTTTTGGAAGATATTACAAGTGGAATACTGGTGTGGCAGCCACTTTTCGGACAAACAAAGTCAACTTGTCGGCCAATTATATTGCTTCCGGGAATCAGCGATTTAATGATCAGACGGTGGAAAGGACTAATATTAATAATGGGGTAATTACGCGATTTGACCAACAGGCCGACAGGGTGCGCAGGATTGGTTATAATCATTTTAATGTGTCTATAGAGTATTATCCGACCAGCAGAAGCACATTCCGCTTGTTTGCAGATGGATCTTTTAATACAGCTACCCAGACGCTCTATAACAATACCGGCATTAGCAATGGGGCAGAGAAACAGGATTCCTCCTACATGTCAGTGGCTCCGCTCAGGAGTAATTACAGTGATTTCCGTTATGGTGCTTCCTATGAGTATAAACTGGATTCTATAGGCAGTACACTCGGGATGGATTTTAATGCCGGCCGTTTTGATGCGAAAGAGGTAACACAATATAATAATGCATACTATCTGTCACCGGGTAAGCCGCTGAAAAGTTCAGATACACTAAGAATTAATTCGCCGATTAAAATTGATATTTATTCCTTTAATGCTGATTATTCCCGTCCGTGGCTCAATCGAAAACATGTAATGGATGCGGGTGTTAAATTTACCTACATTAAAACCAATAATGATTTCGGATATGACTCCCTGCGAAATGGTACATTTTATAGCACTATATTCAGTAACCGTTTTATCTATAAGGAGAATGTAAATGCCGGATATGTTAACTATAATTTCAAGGGAGATAAAACGTCAGTACAGGCTGGTCTGCGCGTAGAACAAACCAATTCGGAAGGGATTGCTTTAGGGGCGGATGAGAGTGTAAAACGTCATTATCTTGATTTCTTCCCTACCGCTTTTATTGATCAGAAATTATCCGCATCAAGTACTATCAATTTTGCGTATAGCAGAAGAATTGATCGCCCCAGCTATGAGGACCTGAATCCATTTGTCTATTTTCTGGATCAGTTTACATTCTCACAGGGAAATCCATTCCTGAAACCACAGTATAGTAACTCCTTTGAGGTGAATTACACATTACTGGATAAATACAATGCGAGCCTGAGCTATGTCAGGATCGGTCAGGTAATAAGTGAAGTTGTAAAAACAGATCCTGTTTCCAAGACATTGATTTTTTCATATGATAACCTGGCCAAACAAGATGTCTTTTCACTGGCATTGACTGCACCAATTAGTATTACCCGGTGGTGGTCCAGCCTTTTCTTTTTTAACACGAATCTGAATCATATTGTTACACCAGACTTTGACGGGAATCCGCTCGACGTCCGCCGACTGTCTTACAATTTTAATGTTAATGAAACATTTACTATTGATAATGCAACGAAATGCGAGTTGAACTTCGGTTATCAATCGCCTTATATTACCGGAACCATTTTTTACAATAAACCCCAGTACGGATTGGATTTCGGATTATCCAGAACATTTAGTAAACATATTAGTGCAAGTTTTTCGGTTAAAGATATTTTCCATACACGCACCCGATATTTTACCAGCTTGTTGCCCAACCAACACTATCAGTATTTTCAGTTACTTGAAACCCAGATTGTACGTCTGACGGCTACTTACAAGTTTGGGAACAGCAAAATACCCAAAGTCAAAAACGGAGCCGGTGCCTCAGAGGAAGAAATGAACCGCATCAAGGGTGCCAACTAG
- a CDS encoding condensation domain-containing protein, with the protein MSNKIIHAEIEKQVTAFPDLIAVEGYNMSLTYWELNEYANQLAHALLDAGLRSEGTVGVYATGGPLQVIGLLGTFKAAGRYVPMSPDQALHHIEHVLEETSMTIVVTTAEHYPALQKILFPRETAIQTIIVLDQRSDKEVLLDVIKQDAAGFKVVVNENAYSSKNPGLTFPAENDAYIFYTSGSTGKSKGIVGSHIALSHYIHWHKQEWAIDTGFRISQLAPMTFDASLKDILTALISGATLCMPESSIKNNPVRLVEWLREANVTLLQTVPSVFRLITAALPKGGALPSLRYIVLAGERLLGHDVLRWKEANGTGARMSNLYGLTETTILKTCFHIDTWEWQPGEVLPVGMPISNTLVAVINSSNNICEEGEMGEVFIKSPYISKGYLDKSLNTGSLVQNPLAGNDRVDLVWKTGDLGRYRGDGSLEILGRRDEQVKINGVRVELEQIRIAMLKLEDITRVELLVHSAEDARQELICYYTGTRLAAAELRQLLSDDLNPALLPGYFVWMDTFPLNMNGKVDRKALPKPEEVTQRANYQPPRPGLEQQLALLWQQVLGIEKVGREDNFFNTGGSSLKAIQLIAKIYKELDVQLTIAELFANPIFSQLSAFIEQSKRQAYRPIPNVAESDSYILSSSQKRLWIASQMKEQSVAYNIPVLYRIKGALNIHALSEAFHQAVKRHESLRTVFSLIEGEPRQRILSPEKSGVSLVVRDLRSLTVPEEAAHQRAAEIGVHYFNLEKGPLLLAELLRIADEEFILACCIHHIIADEWSMQVLGREIIGTYNACVQGTRPELRPLKIQYKDYASWQQQELAGLQLLVSREFWLSRFGGELPVLNLPADRSRPVMQSFRGAQVKFRFDAEQNETFRQLIQEKDATLYIGLLTLVNILLFRYSGQHDLIVGTPVAGRLHPDLEDQIGYYLNTLALRNTIAGDASFMQVLESVRQSTIDAFSHQAYPFDLLIDELKLGSDLSRSPLFDVVLILQNIELNDDAQLEMNGVGMEIEPAKIEISKCDLRFQFTADKQSGILYGSIEYNTDIFDHQRIKRMSRHLIELMSFVNNSPQTQVSNVEYLSPEEKKLEKKAMGLFNSNIEETF; encoded by the coding sequence ATGTCCAATAAAATTATTCATGCTGAAATCGAGAAGCAGGTAACAGCGTTCCCTGACCTGATCGCCGTAGAGGGGTACAATATGTCTCTGACGTATTGGGAATTAAACGAATATGCGAATCAACTTGCCCATGCCTTGTTGGACGCTGGTCTTCGCTCCGAGGGCACTGTTGGCGTATATGCAACAGGGGGCCCGCTACAGGTAATTGGCCTGCTTGGCACTTTTAAAGCTGCCGGCAGATATGTACCGATGTCACCGGATCAGGCGCTTCATCATATAGAACATGTTCTGGAAGAAACTTCCATGACTATCGTGGTAACGACCGCAGAACATTATCCTGCTCTTCAGAAAATACTTTTTCCCCGCGAAACGGCGATCCAAACCATAATAGTGCTGGATCAAAGATCCGATAAGGAAGTACTGCTGGATGTTATTAAACAGGATGCAGCAGGATTTAAAGTGGTGGTAAATGAGAACGCCTATAGTTCTAAAAACCCCGGACTAACCTTTCCGGCTGAAAACGATGCCTATATCTTCTATACTTCCGGTTCTACTGGAAAAAGTAAAGGAATTGTTGGTTCCCATATTGCATTGAGCCATTATATTCATTGGCATAAACAGGAATGGGCAATAGATACAGGATTTAGAATCAGCCAGCTGGCACCTATGACATTTGATGCCTCCCTCAAAGATATCCTGACTGCCTTGATTTCAGGTGCCACATTGTGTATGCCTGAAAGCAGCATTAAAAATAATCCTGTCAGACTGGTGGAATGGTTGAGGGAAGCAAATGTGACCTTACTCCAAACAGTTCCGTCTGTGTTTCGCCTGATCACGGCAGCACTCCCGAAAGGAGGAGCATTGCCTTCCCTGCGTTATATAGTGCTTGCAGGGGAACGGCTCCTTGGTCATGATGTACTGCGTTGGAAAGAAGCCAATGGTACCGGCGCGAGAATGTCTAACCTTTATGGACTAACTGAAACGACTATCCTGAAAACCTGTTTTCATATTGATACCTGGGAGTGGCAACCTGGTGAAGTACTGCCGGTGGGAATGCCAATCAGCAATACTTTGGTTGCTGTGATTAATAGCAGCAACAACATCTGCGAAGAAGGTGAAATGGGCGAGGTATTCATCAAGAGTCCCTATATCAGTAAGGGATATCTCGATAAAAGCCTCAATACAGGTAGTCTGGTACAAAATCCATTAGCAGGAAATGACAGGGTTGACCTGGTATGGAAAACAGGTGATCTGGGCAGATATCGTGGCGATGGTAGCCTGGAGATACTTGGACGCCGTGATGAGCAGGTTAAAATAAATGGCGTTAGAGTAGAACTGGAGCAGATACGTATAGCCATGCTGAAGCTGGAAGATATCACGAGGGTGGAGTTGCTGGTACACAGCGCAGAGGATGCCAGACAGGAGTTGATATGCTACTATACAGGTACTCGTCTGGCCGCAGCGGAATTAAGACAGCTTTTGTCTGATGATCTTAATCCGGCCCTGCTACCTGGCTATTTTGTATGGATGGATACATTTCCGCTTAATATGAACGGCAAGGTGGACCGAAAAGCGCTTCCCAAGCCGGAAGAGGTGACGCAGAGAGCAAACTATCAGCCGCCCAGACCAGGACTGGAACAACAGTTGGCGCTTTTGTGGCAACAAGTACTGGGAATAGAAAAGGTTGGTCGTGAAGATAATTTTTTCAATACCGGAGGCTCGTCTTTAAAGGCTATCCAACTGATAGCAAAAATATATAAGGAACTGGATGTACAATTAACCATCGCGGAACTTTTTGCTAATCCCATATTTTCACAATTATCTGCATTCATAGAACAGTCAAAACGACAGGCCTATCGTCCAATACCCAATGTTGCAGAAAGCGATAGTTATATACTTTCCAGTTCACAGAAACGCCTGTGGATTGCGAGTCAAATGAAAGAGCAGTCGGTAGCTTACAATATACCGGTTTTGTACAGGATTAAAGGCGCATTAAATATTCATGCATTATCAGAGGCTTTCCATCAGGCCGTTAAAAGGCATGAAAGTCTGCGCACTGTTTTTTCATTGATAGAAGGAGAACCACGTCAACGGATTTTATCTCCTGAAAAATCGGGAGTATCATTGGTGGTAAGGGACTTGCGGAGTTTGACTGTTCCTGAAGAGGCAGCGCATCAACGTGCAGCGGAAATAGGAGTGCATTATTTTAACCTGGAAAAAGGACCGTTATTGCTTGCTGAACTGTTGCGGATAGCAGATGAGGAATTTATACTCGCTTGTTGTATCCATCATATAATAGCGGATGAATGGTCAATGCAGGTATTAGGGCGTGAAATTATCGGAACGTACAATGCATGTGTTCAGGGCACCAGGCCTGAACTCCGGCCACTGAAAATACAATACAAGGATTATGCTTCCTGGCAGCAACAGGAACTAGCGGGGCTGCAGCTATTAGTGTCGCGGGAATTCTGGCTGTCAAGGTTTGGAGGTGAATTGCCGGTACTGAACCTGCCAGCGGATCGTAGCCGCCCGGTTATGCAAAGTTTCCGCGGAGCGCAGGTGAAGTTCAGATTTGATGCTGAACAAAATGAAACTTTCCGGCAACTGATACAAGAGAAGGACGCCACCCTGTATATCGGACTGCTAACGTTAGTGAATATACTTTTATTTCGATACAGTGGTCAGCACGACCTTATTGTAGGAACACCGGTTGCGGGTCGCCTGCATCCCGATCTTGAAGATCAGATTGGATATTATCTCAATACACTGGCACTGAGAAACACGATTGCCGGAGATGCTTCTTTTATGCAGGTGTTGGAAAGTGTGCGCCAATCAACAATAGATGCTTTCTCTCATCAGGCTTATCCTTTCGATCTGCTGATAGATGAATTAAAACTAGGTAGTGACCTGAGCCGTTCTCCTTTGTTTGATGTTGTTCTAATACTTCAGAATATCGAATTGAATGATGATGCGCAGCTGGAAATGAATGGTGTTGGCATGGAGATAGAACCTGCCAAAATAGAAATCAGCAAATGTGACCTGCGTTTTCAGTTTACTGCCGACAAACAATCCGGCATTCTTTATGGAAGTATCGAGTACAATACAGATATTTTCGACCATCAGCGAATTAAGCGTATGTCAAGGCACCTTATAGAGTTAATGAGTTTTGTTAACAATAGCCCACAAACACAGGTCAGTAATGTAGAGTACCTGTCGCCCGAAGAGAAGAAACTGGAAAAGAAAGCAATGGGGCTGTTCAACTCCAATATTGAAGAGACATTTTAG
- the asnB gene encoding asparagine synthase (glutamine-hydrolyzing), with the protein MCGITGIVYKDKQRSVDESTIRRMADKIIHRGPDDYKTFIKGHVGFGFRRLSIIDLDLGAQPFVSPDGQIVLICNGEIYNYKELRAEMKSRGYQFRSNSDVEVLVPLYETYGTAFLQKLNGQFAIAIDDRKNDLLLLARDHFGICPLYYTEQDEALIFGSEIKAIFGNPAVNRQIDLNGLDQILTYPSNVSPTTIFNNILSVKPGHYCIYKDGQTRSHEYWDLDYPDLQDTLHATKDEAYYLEGIEALLKKSVGYRLNADVPVGFYLSGGLDSSLIGALMAHAAPSKKFQSFSASFGGSSDNKTINEQKYQQLMSNFLSTEHNDVAFSWADAEHKLKEVVYYAETPLKETYNLCSIALSEAARQKGIKVVLSGEGADELFGGYAGYKFDSLKSSALASEDLNELFDKEIRKTIWGDREFIYEKNEYDFKETKQYLYSPALNKSYDKFDCLKSPVINKQRIVGKHRFHQRSYADFRLRLSGHLIADHGDRMTLANSVEGRYPFLDIELVEFVKTIPPGMMLNNLNEKYLLKKVAHNFIPKDVICREKFGFVAPGSPALLKNNKEWVNDLLSYDRIKAQGFFNPDAIEQLKKLYLSDSFVFNPPYDIDLLIIVLTFNIMFDLFVANN; encoded by the coding sequence ATGTGCGGTATTACAGGTATTGTCTATAAAGATAAGCAACGATCTGTTGATGAAAGTACCATCCGAAGGATGGCAGATAAAATCATTCATCGGGGACCTGATGATTACAAGACTTTCATCAAAGGTCATGTTGGCTTCGGATTCAGAAGATTGAGTATCATCGATCTTGATTTGGGGGCACAACCCTTTGTAAGTCCCGATGGGCAAATTGTGCTTATCTGCAATGGTGAGATCTATAATTACAAGGAACTAAGGGCGGAAATGAAAAGCAGAGGGTATCAATTCCGTTCTAATTCTGATGTCGAAGTACTCGTACCATTGTACGAAACATACGGAACTGCCTTTTTGCAAAAGCTGAACGGTCAGTTTGCAATAGCCATAGATGACCGGAAAAATGATCTTTTGCTGCTCGCCAGAGACCATTTCGGCATATGCCCGCTATATTACACGGAACAGGATGAGGCATTAATATTTGGGTCAGAGATAAAGGCTATCTTCGGAAATCCGGCAGTTAACCGCCAGATCGATTTGAATGGATTAGATCAGATATTGACATATCCTTCTAATGTTAGTCCCACTACCATTTTTAATAATATTCTGAGCGTAAAACCTGGACATTATTGCATTTATAAGGACGGGCAAACCAGGAGCCACGAATATTGGGACCTGGATTATCCTGATCTGCAGGATACGTTGCACGCAACTAAGGATGAAGCTTACTATCTCGAAGGAATAGAGGCCCTGTTAAAGAAGTCGGTGGGTTACAGATTAAATGCTGATGTACCTGTTGGATTTTATCTTAGCGGTGGATTGGACTCTTCCCTGATAGGAGCACTGATGGCTCATGCAGCACCCTCGAAAAAATTTCAGTCATTTTCTGCAAGTTTCGGAGGCTCGTCTGATAACAAAACAATTAATGAACAAAAGTATCAGCAGCTGATGAGCAATTTTCTCAGTACTGAACATAATGATGTTGCTTTCAGTTGGGCAGATGCAGAGCATAAGCTTAAAGAGGTGGTTTATTATGCAGAAACACCCCTGAAAGAAACTTATAACCTCTGCTCCATCGCATTATCAGAAGCCGCACGGCAGAAAGGTATTAAAGTAGTGCTGTCTGGTGAAGGTGCAGATGAATTGTTTGGCGGGTATGCGGGGTATAAGTTTGATTCCCTGAAAAGTAGTGCCCTGGCCTCAGAAGATCTGAACGAATTATTTGATAAGGAGATACGGAAAACCATTTGGGGCGACCGGGAGTTCATTTATGAAAAAAATGAATACGATTTCAAAGAAACAAAGCAGTATCTGTATTCACCTGCACTGAATAAATCCTACGATAAATTCGACTGTCTTAAGAGCCCGGTAATAAATAAGCAAAGAATTGTGGGGAAACATCGTTTTCATCAACGATCATATGCAGATTTCCGTTTGAGACTTTCGGGCCATCTCATTGCCGATCATGGAGATAGAATGACCTTGGCCAATAGCGTTGAAGGAAGATATCCTTTTTTGGATATTGAGCTGGTAGAATTTGTGAAAACAATACCTCCAGGTATGATGCTCAATAATTTAAATGAGAAGTACCTGTTGAAAAAGGTAGCACATAATTTCATACCTAAAGATGTTATCTGTCGGGAGAAATTTGGCTTCGTTGCCCCGGGAAGCCCTGCATTACTGAAGAACAATAAGGAATGGGTAAACGACTTACTTTCCTATGACCGGATTAAAGCACAGGGTTTCTTTAACCCGGACGCAATAGAACAGTTGAAAAAATTATATCTGTCAGACTCTTTTGTATTCAATCCTCCTTATGATATCGACTTGCTTATCATTGTCCTGACATTCAATATCATGTTTGATTTATTTGTAGCCAACAATTAG